DNA from Nitrospira sp.:
TGACTCAAAATGCGAGGCGCTCCGTTGGGTTGGACGGCGATCGTATGCTCAAAGTGCGCAGATAGGCTTCCATCTACCGTGACCGCTGTCCACCGATCCCCAAGAACACGCACTGCACTCCGACCCATGTTCACCATTGGTTCGATCGCCAGAACCATACCTGGTTGCAATCGAGGCCCCTGACTCGGTTTCCCATAGTTAGGAACTTGAGGCTCCTCATGCAGTTGCCGACCAATCCCATGCCCCACAAACTCCGTGACAACCGAGAAGCCAGCGCATTCAACATGTTGTTGTACAGCGTTCGAAATGTCTGTCAAACGGTTGCCGACCACAGCCTGCTTGATCCCAAGATAGAGTGCCTCTTCCGTCACTCGAACCAGTTTTTCTGTTGCTTCTGGAATCCGCCCAACCGCGACCGTCACGGCAGAATCCCCGTAGAACCCACCGACAATAGCACCGAGATCCAGGCCGATGATATCCCCCTCCTTTAGCTTTCGCTTCGAAGGGATACCGTGAACGACCTGTTCGTTCACGGATGCACAAAGAGTTTTGGGATAGTTCCGGTACCCTTTAAACGCTGGAACCGCCCCTCTGGCCCGTATCGCTTCCTCGGCAATACCGTCCAAGTCTTCCGTGCTGATACCTGGACAGACTGCTTTCCTCACAATCGCGAGCGCTTCAGCTACCACTCTTGACGCCTCTGCCATCACCGTAATCTCGGAGGGCGTTTTCAGAATGATCATGCCGTCTGGTATGCCGTCAGCTCTCTCA
Protein-coding regions in this window:
- the map gene encoding type I methionyl aminopeptidase; translated protein: MIILKTPSEITVMAEASRVVAEALAIVRKAVCPGISTEDLDGIAEEAIRARGAVPAFKGYRNYPKTLCASVNEQVVHGIPSKRKLKEGDIIGLDLGAIVGGFYGDSAVTVAVGRIPEATEKLVRVTEEALYLGIKQAVVGNRLTDISNAVQQHVECAGFSVVTEFVGHGIGRQLHEEPQVPNYGKPSQGPRLQPGMVLAIEPMVNMGRSAVRVLGDRWTAVTVDGSLSAHFEHTIAVQPNGAPRILSQLEKT